The Humulus lupulus chromosome 3, drHumLupu1.1, whole genome shotgun sequence genome window below encodes:
- the LOC133823673 gene encoding protein BIG GRAIN 1-like B — protein sequence MDKWEKETNPRRRRTPSFSSSLLDVIYHSIDESKGGGDHEQEEDRSGYATTTTARVVMKKKQKEEKEKNNLRRAMMIENWVEKQSVQSSVLSTSASSSSVDSSSSALWSSSETESTQNHISKMKPFRATIGVAFDQMSSDKSQQKKTAKPENGGFSKMKLKALKIYGELKKVKQPISPGGRIATFINSIFNSGNVKKAKIK from the exons ATGGATAAGTGGGAGAAAGAAACGAACCCACGAAGGAGAAGAACTCCATCTTTCTCTTCCTCTCTTCTAGACGTTATCTACCATTCGATTGACGAATCAAAGGGTGGTGGTGATCACGAACAAGAGGAAGATAGGAGTGGttatgctactactactactgctagaGTAGTTATGAAGAAGAAacagaaagaagagaaggagaaaaaCAATCTCAGGCGAGCTATGATGATCGAGAATTGGGTTGAGAAACAGAGCGTTCAAAGTTCTGTGCTTTCAACTTCGGCCTCGAGCTCTTCGGTCGACTCAAGCTCCAGTGCTCTGTGGTCTTCCTCCGAAACAGAGTCAACCCAAAACCATATATCCAAAATGAAGCCGTTTCGAGCCACTATTGGAGTAGCG TTTGACCAGATGAGTTCAGATAAAAGTCAGCAGAAGAAGACCGCGAAGCCGGAGAATGGTGGgttttcgaagatgaagcttaaGGCTTTGAAAATCTATGGCGAACTGAAAAAAGTGAAGCAACCCATTTCTCCAGGGGGTCGTATAGCGACCTTTATTAACTCTATTTTCAATTCGGGCAACGTTAAAAAAGCCAAAATTAAGTAA
- the LOC133822179 gene encoding beta-arabinofuranosyltransferase RAY1 isoform X1, translating to MVPLAVRVGLWSIWLSGFALIVLSFYSIQRLPPIIDQKTKSILSQKGFRDMGNPKITIFSAPSPFTGSVAARQSLAVRSWLALSSQITVVLFSQHPSVSSFAEAFGSRVLVEPNIDFTFLGTPFFHSMMSRAYSFRSDISVLVHSEALLFPDFISTLNDAYELENDWLLVALLRNVSHFPFYLDEAGKHGRRENGKMIRSLELQEFILGQNWQQSPCQERKLMAWNSGDLPLHSGVLPPFLYGRGVHDNWVINEALSSAFRFVFDASLTISSFYLNDRENKSYGAFGDSSAFTYENRSWEYVGNSKLGMVYGSLFYQNANYSELVNLLQCDGQHFFVDTRKNTFHPFRYQSAPVLGKGRNLRSWRRKRKNSDCLDSLKPLKRMLNCSLKNPSRLPESMDFQFSLESLLPLMADRNKTIVLAVAGYSYKDMLMSWVCRLRHLQIPNFIVSALDEETYQFSILQGLPVFKDVLAPSEISFNDCHFGTKCFQSVTKVKSRMVLKILKLGYNVLLSDVDIYWFKNPLPFLYSYGPGVLMAQSDEYKETGPINLPRRLNSGFYFAFSDGSTIAAMEKVVKHAANSGLSEQPSFYDTLCGENGSTRLGDNRCIEPESNLTVYFLDRNLFPNGACQGFWQTKNVTAACAKKGCFVLHNNWISGRQKKLERQVFSGLWEYDMGTRMCRQSWH from the exons CCATTTGGCTATCTGGGTTTGCTTTGATTGTTCTCTCCTTCTATTCCATTCAGAGGTTACCGCCCATCATAGATCAGAAAACGAAGTCCATACTCAGTCAAAAGGGGTTTCGTGATATGGGCAATCCTAAAATCACTATATTCTCGGCGCCTAGTCCTTTTACGGGATCTGTTGCGGCTAGGCAGAGCCTAGCTGTTCGTTCATGGCTTGCTTTGTCATCACAGATTACAGTTGTTCTGTTTAGTCAACACCCTTCTGTTTCTTCTTTTGCAGAAGCTTTTGGTTCCCGGGTTTTGGTTGAACCCAACATTGATTTTAC ATTCCTCGGAACCCCATTCTTTCATTCCATGATGTCAAGAGCATATTCATTCAGGTCGGACATTTCAGTTCTTGTCCATTCTGAAGCTCTGCTCTTTCCTGACTTCATTTCCACTCTGAATGATGCTTATGAACTTGAAAATGATTGGCTACTAGTTGCATTGTTGCGAAATGTGTCCCATTTTCCATTCTACTTAGATGAGGCTGGAAAGCACGGGCGAAGAGAGAATGGAAAAATGATAAGAAGCTTGGAG TTGCAGGAGTTCATACTTGGCCAAAATTGGCAGCAGAGTCCCTGCCAAGAGAGAAAGCTTATGGCATGGAATAGTGGAGATCTGCCATTACATTCAGGAGTTCTTCCTCCTTTCTTATATGGGAGGGGGGTGCATGATAATTGGGTTATTAACGAGGCCTTATCATCAGCCTTCAGGTTTGTGTTTGATGCTAGTTTGACCATCTCTAGCTTTTATCTAAATGACCGAGAAAATAAGTCTTATGGGGCTTTTGGAGATTCCAGTGCTTTTACTTATGAAAACAGAAGCTGGGAATATGTTGGCAATTCTAAATTGGGGATGGTATATGGATCACTATTTTACCAAAATGCCAATTATTCTGAACTGGTGAACCTTCTGCAATGTGACGGGCAACATTTTTTTGTTGACACAAGAAAGAACACTTTTCATCCATTTAGATATCAGAGCGCACCGGTTTTAGGGAAAGGAAGGAATTTGCGTTCCTGGAGGAGGAAAAGGAAAAACAGTGATTGTCTTGATTCGCTGAAACCTCTAAAGAGAATGTTAAATTGTTCTTTAAAGAATCCGTCGAGGCTTCCTGAATCAATGGACTTTCAATTCTCCTTAGAATCACTTCTTCCATTGATGGCAGACAGGAATAAGACAATTGTGCTTGCAGTTGCTGGATATAGTTATAAGGACATGCTCATGAGTTGGGTTTGCAGATTACGCCACTTGCAGATTCCGAATTTCATTGTTTCTGCTCTTGATGAAGAAACATATCAGTTCTCTATCTTGCAA GGCCTGCCTGTCTTTAAGGATGTGTTGGCTCCAAGTGAGATAAGCTTCAACGATTGCCATTTTGGAACAAAATGCTTTCAGAGTGTGACTAAGGTGAAGTCCAGAATGGTTCTTAAGATACTTAAACTGGGTTACAATGTTCTTCTTAGTGACGTTGACATATACTGGTTTAAGAATCCATTGCCATTTCTTTATTCTTATGGTCCTGGTGTTCTGATGGCTCAGTCTGATGAATACAAAGAAACAG GGCCAATAAACTTACCAAGGCGGTTGAACTCTGGATTTTACTTTGCGTTTTCTGATGGTTCAACGATTGCAGCTATGGAAAAGGTAGTGAAGCATGCGGCAAATTCAGGCTTGTCGGAGCAGCCAAGCTTTTATGATACACTATGTGGAGAAAATGGATCCACTCGCTTGGGAGATAACAGATGCATAGAACCTGAATCAAATCTGACCGTCTATTTCTTGGACagaaacctttttccaaatggtGCATGCCAAGGCTTTTGGCAGACGAAAAATGTAACAGCAGCCTGTGCCAAAAAGGGCTGCTTTGTTCTCCATAATAATTGGATCAGTGGAAGGCAGAAGAAGCTAGAGCGGCAGGTGTTTTCAGGCCTATGGGAGTATGATATGGGCACAAGGATGTGCCGACAAAGCTGGCATTAG
- the LOC133822180 gene encoding inorganic phosphate transporter 2-1, chloroplastic, with protein sequence MTPSFCLSSSRNATTASAASDFLLHNHHFYLPRYRYSLFSNEAQLPRKENTSFKPYKPFLANLRLKSSNFSHTFASLSSFAEAEGGGEHKEGITVDDHHNHVKAAEEQNEENLPGMAQAFNISSNTATAISICMAFAALTLPLFMKTLGQGLTLKTKLLSYTTLLFGFYMAWNIGANDVANAMGTSVGSGALTLRQAVLTAGVLEFSGALMMGTHVTNTMQKGILVANVFQGKDSLLFAGLLSSLAAAGTWLQVASYFGWPVSTTHCIVGSMVGFGLVYGGSGAVFWSSLARVTSSWVISPLMGAAASFLVYKCIRRFVYSAHNPGEAAAASAPIAVFMGVTGISFAAFPLSKVFPVALAQALACGTAGAVLVDRIIRKQLGHLIEKAHSSEEESKEDTPQNKSIGFLSDIAGPKGTQLEIVYGVFGYMQILSACFMSFAHGGNDVSNAIGPLAAALSILHGGSSGTEIVIPMDVLAWGGFGIVAGLMMWGYRVIATIGKKITELTPTRGFAAEFAAASVVLFASKLGLPISATHTLVGAVMGVGFARGLNNVRSETVREIVLSWAVTIPVGALFSVIYTWILTKLLPNIL encoded by the exons ATGACTCCCTCTTTTTGTTTATCTTCTTCAAGAAACGCTACTACTGCTTCTGCAGCATCAGATTTTCTTCTGCATAACCACCATTTCTATCTTCCCAGATACCGTTATTCTCTGTTCTCAAATGAAGCTCAACTGCCCAGAAAAGAAAATACCTCATTCAAGCCTTACAAACCTTTTCTTGCAAATTTGAGGCTCAAAAGCTCCAACTTTTCTCACACTTTTGCTAGTCTTTCCTCTTTCGCAGAAGCCGAAGGTGGAGGAGAACATAAAGAAGGAATAACAGTCGATGATCATCACAACCATGTCAAAGCAGCCGAAGAACAAAATGAAGAAAACTTGCCCGGAATGGCTCAGGCTTTTAACATATCTTCAAACACTGCCACAGCCATCTCCATATGCATGGCCTTTGCGGCTCTGACTCTGCCCTTGTTCATGAAGACTTTGGGGCAAGGCCTGACATTGAAGACCAAACTGTTGTCTTATACTACTCTTTTGTTTGGATTCTACATGGCTTGGAATATTGGGGCCAATGATGTGGCTAATGCCATGGGGACTTCGGTGGGTTCTGGCGCATTGACACTTCGGCAGGCCGTTTTGACTGCCGGAGTGTTGGAGTTCTCAGGGGCATTGATGATGGGAACACATGTGACTAATACTATGCAAAAAGGTATCCTTGTTGCTAATGTGTTTCAGGGCAAGGATTCTCTGCTCTTTGCTGGTTTGCTATCTTCTCTTGCTGCTGCTGGAACATGGCTCCAG GTAGCATCATATTTCGGGTGGCCTGTCTCTACTACACACTGTATAGTAGGATCAATGGTTGGATTTGGACTTGTCTATGGAGGATCTGGTGCAGTCTTCTGGAGTTCGTTGGCAAGGGTGACATCTTCGTGGGTAATCTCACCATTAATGGGGGCAGCTGCGTCTTTTCTCGTTTACAAATGCATCCGAAGG TTTGTGTACAGTGCTCATAATCCTGGAGAAGCTGCAGCAGCTTCAGCACCAATTGCGGTATTTATGGGAGTTACAGGAATCTCATTTGCAGCCTTTCCACTTAGCAAGGTTTTCCCTGTGGCTCTGGCTCAGGCTCTTGCCTGCGGAACTGCAGGAGCAGTCCTAGTTGATAGAATCATCCGAAAACAGCTTGGTCATCTCATAGAAAAGGCACACTCATCAGAAGAAGAGTCCAAAGAGGACACCCCACAAAACAAGTCTATAGGCTTTCTCTCTGACATAGCCGGTCCAAAGGGCACCCAATTGGAGATAGTTTATGGTGTGTTTGGATACATGCAGATCCTCTCAGCCTGCTTCATGTCATTTGCGCACGGCGGAAATGATGTCTCCAATGCCATAGGTCCTTTAGCTGCTGCCCTTTCTATACTCCATGGCGGTAGCAGTGGAACAGAAATCGTTATTCCCATGGACGTTCTTGCATGGGGAGGCTTTGGCATCGTTGCTGGTCTTATGATGTGGGGTTACAGAGTTATAGCAACTATTGGAAAAAAGATTACAGAGCTAACACCAACTAGGGGGTTTGCAGCTGAGTTTGCTGCAGCCTCAGTGGTTCTATTCGCCTCAAAACTGGGGCTACCAATCTCAGCCACACATACTTTGGTTGGTGCAGTCATGGGAGTTGGGTTTGCCAGAGGGCTTAACAATGTGAGATCAGAAACTGTGAGAGAGATTGTCCTTTCTTGGGCGGTAACTATTCCTGTTGGTGCTTTgttttctgttatctacacatgGATCTTGACCAAGCTTTTACCTAATATTTTATGA
- the LOC133822179 gene encoding beta-arabinofuranosyltransferase RAY1 isoform X3 — MVPLAVRVGLWSIWLSGFALIVLSFYSIQRLPPIIDQKTKSILSQKGFRDMGNPKITIFSAPSPFTGSVAARQSLAVRSWLALSSQITVVLFSQHPSVSSFAEAFGSRVLVEPNIDFTFLGTPFFHSMMSRAYSFRSDISVLVHSEALLFPDFISTLNDAYELENDWLLVALLRNVSHFPFYLDEAGKHGRRENGKMIRSLEEFILGQNWQQSPCQERKLMAWNSGDLPLHSGVLPPFLYGRGVHDNWVINEALSSAFRFVFDASLTISSFYLNDRENKSYGAFGDSSAFTYENRSWEYVGNSKLGMVYGSLFYQNANYSELVNLLQCDGQHFFVDTRKNTFHPFRYQSAPVLGKGRNLRSWRRKRKNSDCLDSLKPLKRMLNCSLKNPSRLPESMDFQFSLESLLPLMADRNKTIVLAVAGYSYKDMLMSWVCRLRHLQIPNFIVSALDEETYQFSILQGLPVFKDVLAPSEISFNDCHFGTKCFQSVTKVKSRMVLKILKLGYNVLLSDVDIYWFKNPLPFLYSYGPGVLMAQSDEYKETGPINLPRRLNSGFYFAFSDGSTIAAMEKVVKHAANSGLSEQPSFYDTLCGENGSTRLGDNRCIEPESNLTVYFLDRNLFPNGACQGFWQTKNVTAACAKKGCFVLHNNWISGRQKKLERQVFSGLWEYDMGTRMCRQSWH, encoded by the exons CCATTTGGCTATCTGGGTTTGCTTTGATTGTTCTCTCCTTCTATTCCATTCAGAGGTTACCGCCCATCATAGATCAGAAAACGAAGTCCATACTCAGTCAAAAGGGGTTTCGTGATATGGGCAATCCTAAAATCACTATATTCTCGGCGCCTAGTCCTTTTACGGGATCTGTTGCGGCTAGGCAGAGCCTAGCTGTTCGTTCATGGCTTGCTTTGTCATCACAGATTACAGTTGTTCTGTTTAGTCAACACCCTTCTGTTTCTTCTTTTGCAGAAGCTTTTGGTTCCCGGGTTTTGGTTGAACCCAACATTGATTTTAC ATTCCTCGGAACCCCATTCTTTCATTCCATGATGTCAAGAGCATATTCATTCAGGTCGGACATTTCAGTTCTTGTCCATTCTGAAGCTCTGCTCTTTCCTGACTTCATTTCCACTCTGAATGATGCTTATGAACTTGAAAATGATTGGCTACTAGTTGCATTGTTGCGAAATGTGTCCCATTTTCCATTCTACTTAGATGAGGCTGGAAAGCACGGGCGAAGAGAGAATGGAAAAATGATAAGAAGCTTGGAG GAGTTCATACTTGGCCAAAATTGGCAGCAGAGTCCCTGCCAAGAGAGAAAGCTTATGGCATGGAATAGTGGAGATCTGCCATTACATTCAGGAGTTCTTCCTCCTTTCTTATATGGGAGGGGGGTGCATGATAATTGGGTTATTAACGAGGCCTTATCATCAGCCTTCAGGTTTGTGTTTGATGCTAGTTTGACCATCTCTAGCTTTTATCTAAATGACCGAGAAAATAAGTCTTATGGGGCTTTTGGAGATTCCAGTGCTTTTACTTATGAAAACAGAAGCTGGGAATATGTTGGCAATTCTAAATTGGGGATGGTATATGGATCACTATTTTACCAAAATGCCAATTATTCTGAACTGGTGAACCTTCTGCAATGTGACGGGCAACATTTTTTTGTTGACACAAGAAAGAACACTTTTCATCCATTTAGATATCAGAGCGCACCGGTTTTAGGGAAAGGAAGGAATTTGCGTTCCTGGAGGAGGAAAAGGAAAAACAGTGATTGTCTTGATTCGCTGAAACCTCTAAAGAGAATGTTAAATTGTTCTTTAAAGAATCCGTCGAGGCTTCCTGAATCAATGGACTTTCAATTCTCCTTAGAATCACTTCTTCCATTGATGGCAGACAGGAATAAGACAATTGTGCTTGCAGTTGCTGGATATAGTTATAAGGACATGCTCATGAGTTGGGTTTGCAGATTACGCCACTTGCAGATTCCGAATTTCATTGTTTCTGCTCTTGATGAAGAAACATATCAGTTCTCTATCTTGCAA GGCCTGCCTGTCTTTAAGGATGTGTTGGCTCCAAGTGAGATAAGCTTCAACGATTGCCATTTTGGAACAAAATGCTTTCAGAGTGTGACTAAGGTGAAGTCCAGAATGGTTCTTAAGATACTTAAACTGGGTTACAATGTTCTTCTTAGTGACGTTGACATATACTGGTTTAAGAATCCATTGCCATTTCTTTATTCTTATGGTCCTGGTGTTCTGATGGCTCAGTCTGATGAATACAAAGAAACAG GGCCAATAAACTTACCAAGGCGGTTGAACTCTGGATTTTACTTTGCGTTTTCTGATGGTTCAACGATTGCAGCTATGGAAAAGGTAGTGAAGCATGCGGCAAATTCAGGCTTGTCGGAGCAGCCAAGCTTTTATGATACACTATGTGGAGAAAATGGATCCACTCGCTTGGGAGATAACAGATGCATAGAACCTGAATCAAATCTGACCGTCTATTTCTTGGACagaaacctttttccaaatggtGCATGCCAAGGCTTTTGGCAGACGAAAAATGTAACAGCAGCCTGTGCCAAAAAGGGCTGCTTTGTTCTCCATAATAATTGGATCAGTGGAAGGCAGAAGAAGCTAGAGCGGCAGGTGTTTTCAGGCCTATGGGAGTATGATATGGGCACAAGGATGTGCCGACAAAGCTGGCATTAG
- the LOC133822179 gene encoding beta-arabinofuranosyltransferase RAY1 isoform X2, translating to MKAVRVGLWSIWLSGFALIVLSFYSIQRLPPIIDQKTKSILSQKGFRDMGNPKITIFSAPSPFTGSVAARQSLAVRSWLALSSQITVVLFSQHPSVSSFAEAFGSRVLVEPNIDFTFLGTPFFHSMMSRAYSFRSDISVLVHSEALLFPDFISTLNDAYELENDWLLVALLRNVSHFPFYLDEAGKHGRRENGKMIRSLELQEFILGQNWQQSPCQERKLMAWNSGDLPLHSGVLPPFLYGRGVHDNWVINEALSSAFRFVFDASLTISSFYLNDRENKSYGAFGDSSAFTYENRSWEYVGNSKLGMVYGSLFYQNANYSELVNLLQCDGQHFFVDTRKNTFHPFRYQSAPVLGKGRNLRSWRRKRKNSDCLDSLKPLKRMLNCSLKNPSRLPESMDFQFSLESLLPLMADRNKTIVLAVAGYSYKDMLMSWVCRLRHLQIPNFIVSALDEETYQFSILQGLPVFKDVLAPSEISFNDCHFGTKCFQSVTKVKSRMVLKILKLGYNVLLSDVDIYWFKNPLPFLYSYGPGVLMAQSDEYKETGPINLPRRLNSGFYFAFSDGSTIAAMEKVVKHAANSGLSEQPSFYDTLCGENGSTRLGDNRCIEPESNLTVYFLDRNLFPNGACQGFWQTKNVTAACAKKGCFVLHNNWISGRQKKLERQVFSGLWEYDMGTRMCRQSWH from the exons CCATTTGGCTATCTGGGTTTGCTTTGATTGTTCTCTCCTTCTATTCCATTCAGAGGTTACCGCCCATCATAGATCAGAAAACGAAGTCCATACTCAGTCAAAAGGGGTTTCGTGATATGGGCAATCCTAAAATCACTATATTCTCGGCGCCTAGTCCTTTTACGGGATCTGTTGCGGCTAGGCAGAGCCTAGCTGTTCGTTCATGGCTTGCTTTGTCATCACAGATTACAGTTGTTCTGTTTAGTCAACACCCTTCTGTTTCTTCTTTTGCAGAAGCTTTTGGTTCCCGGGTTTTGGTTGAACCCAACATTGATTTTAC ATTCCTCGGAACCCCATTCTTTCATTCCATGATGTCAAGAGCATATTCATTCAGGTCGGACATTTCAGTTCTTGTCCATTCTGAAGCTCTGCTCTTTCCTGACTTCATTTCCACTCTGAATGATGCTTATGAACTTGAAAATGATTGGCTACTAGTTGCATTGTTGCGAAATGTGTCCCATTTTCCATTCTACTTAGATGAGGCTGGAAAGCACGGGCGAAGAGAGAATGGAAAAATGATAAGAAGCTTGGAG TTGCAGGAGTTCATACTTGGCCAAAATTGGCAGCAGAGTCCCTGCCAAGAGAGAAAGCTTATGGCATGGAATAGTGGAGATCTGCCATTACATTCAGGAGTTCTTCCTCCTTTCTTATATGGGAGGGGGGTGCATGATAATTGGGTTATTAACGAGGCCTTATCATCAGCCTTCAGGTTTGTGTTTGATGCTAGTTTGACCATCTCTAGCTTTTATCTAAATGACCGAGAAAATAAGTCTTATGGGGCTTTTGGAGATTCCAGTGCTTTTACTTATGAAAACAGAAGCTGGGAATATGTTGGCAATTCTAAATTGGGGATGGTATATGGATCACTATTTTACCAAAATGCCAATTATTCTGAACTGGTGAACCTTCTGCAATGTGACGGGCAACATTTTTTTGTTGACACAAGAAAGAACACTTTTCATCCATTTAGATATCAGAGCGCACCGGTTTTAGGGAAAGGAAGGAATTTGCGTTCCTGGAGGAGGAAAAGGAAAAACAGTGATTGTCTTGATTCGCTGAAACCTCTAAAGAGAATGTTAAATTGTTCTTTAAAGAATCCGTCGAGGCTTCCTGAATCAATGGACTTTCAATTCTCCTTAGAATCACTTCTTCCATTGATGGCAGACAGGAATAAGACAATTGTGCTTGCAGTTGCTGGATATAGTTATAAGGACATGCTCATGAGTTGGGTTTGCAGATTACGCCACTTGCAGATTCCGAATTTCATTGTTTCTGCTCTTGATGAAGAAACATATCAGTTCTCTATCTTGCAA GGCCTGCCTGTCTTTAAGGATGTGTTGGCTCCAAGTGAGATAAGCTTCAACGATTGCCATTTTGGAACAAAATGCTTTCAGAGTGTGACTAAGGTGAAGTCCAGAATGGTTCTTAAGATACTTAAACTGGGTTACAATGTTCTTCTTAGTGACGTTGACATATACTGGTTTAAGAATCCATTGCCATTTCTTTATTCTTATGGTCCTGGTGTTCTGATGGCTCAGTCTGATGAATACAAAGAAACAG GGCCAATAAACTTACCAAGGCGGTTGAACTCTGGATTTTACTTTGCGTTTTCTGATGGTTCAACGATTGCAGCTATGGAAAAGGTAGTGAAGCATGCGGCAAATTCAGGCTTGTCGGAGCAGCCAAGCTTTTATGATACACTATGTGGAGAAAATGGATCCACTCGCTTGGGAGATAACAGATGCATAGAACCTGAATCAAATCTGACCGTCTATTTCTTGGACagaaacctttttccaaatggtGCATGCCAAGGCTTTTGGCAGACGAAAAATGTAACAGCAGCCTGTGCCAAAAAGGGCTGCTTTGTTCTCCATAATAATTGGATCAGTGGAAGGCAGAAGAAGCTAGAGCGGCAGGTGTTTTCAGGCCTATGGGAGTATGATATGGGCACAAGGATGTGCCGACAAAGCTGGCATTAG
- the LOC133822181 gene encoding uncharacterized protein LOC133822181 has protein sequence MPVHLSSKSKDIFVRIVHPGGREELYPSALTAFQLLKKYPGKCVARPDVFKNPHESLLWPEEKLLLGQKYLIIPSSTVQKLKQKYPEKVKGRDTDEETGDVKITDSGEINFDESVFSAKEFYASKGKWSKNLLVKGIIKKKPFVPPLPKSRAGRGPVWEPSLTSVQELSP, from the coding sequence aTGCCAGTCCACCTGAGCTCAAAGTCAAAGGACATATTTGTGAGGATAGTTCATCCAGGTGGGCGAGAGGAGTTGTACCCTTCTGCGCTTACAGCATTCCAATTGTTGAAAAAGTATCCTGGAAAGTGTGTTGCCCGGCCTGACGTTTTCAAGAATCCCCATGAATCCCTTTTATGgccagaggagaagcttttgctGGGTCAGAAATACCTCATAATCCCATCTTCTACTGTACAGAAACTTAAGCAAAAATACCCAGAGAAAGTAAAAGGAAGGGATACTGATGAGGAGACGGGGGATGTCAAGATAACTGATTCAGGTGAAATTAACTTTGATGAGTCTGTTTTCTCTGCAAAAGAGTTCTATGCCTCCAAAGGAAAGTGGTCTAAAAATTTATTAGTAAAAGGCATAATAAAAAAGAAGCCTTTTGTGCCTCCACTTCCAAAGTCAAGAGCAGGCAGAGGACCTGTATGGGAGCCGAGCTTAACTTCTGTACAAGAGCTTTCTCCATGA